The following are encoded together in the Triticum dicoccoides isolate Atlit2015 ecotype Zavitan chromosome 6B, WEW_v2.0, whole genome shotgun sequence genome:
- the LOC119323445 gene encoding two-component response regulator ORR23-like produces MRTDVRRGAAAAGRDQFPVGMRVLAVDDDPVCLKVLETLLRRCQYHVTATNQAVIALRMLRENRDMFDLVISDVHMPDMDGFKLLELVGLEMDLPVIMLSVNGETKTVMKGITHGACDYLLKPVRIEELRNIWQHVVRRKFSTRDSVNLDTYEECNKPPSADSDYVYGQVTCGSPDQSGRPSKKRKEYHSEEEDEDEDSSGQDNDDPSAPKRPRVVWSVELHRKFVAAVNHLGIDKAVPKRILELMNVEKLTRENVASHLQKYRLYLRRLSAVASQQAGIVAALGGRDPFLRMDAFEGLQGYQAFTSPAALSTFSAHGLLNSPRNNQTAVVIQGVATSRSIPTGSSSCTTNPLIGDAAKYHLSLPGNQHGNLGQGLATSLGQAQLQQKWMNEGSGDLSTILSGNSRGNGMPRMLPSVTSNPLLPPDLVECTQAKVAIQPSVRAPSASVEILEGAIGASSGPLESRVSQQSALPSSGFSANMLPVHGSFNNNGASFSSNGATRLDDAFSASFRPTNDLVVARGTKVGASSFGGAVHLSPDTEQKYLSFGSSDSLLDPKLMWSSSHLPSNISAHHSMSQRSNNCSIDSSHGGRMFGQTSASASTAAPQAKFDILFSGDTSMARNASESGTQRLQSELSSSTCSFDSLLNSMIKVEKDDAAFGDDLGCDFYSLGACI; encoded by the exons ATGAGGACGGACGTGaggaggggcgcggcggcggcggggagggaccAGTTCCCCGTCGGCATGCGGGTCCTCGCCGTGGACGACGACCCCGTCTGCCTCAAGGTGCTCGAGACCCTCCTGCGGCGCTGCCAGTATCATG TGACGGCGACGAATCAGGCTGTTATCGCGCTGAGGATGCTGCGGGAAAACAGGGACATGTTTGATCTGGTTATCAGTGATGTGCACATGCCAGACATGGATGGGTTTAAGCTTCTTGAGCTTGTGGGGCTTGAAATGGACCTCCCTGTCATCA TGTTATCTGTGAATGGAGAGACAAAAACTGTAATGAAGGGGATAACTCATGGTGCTTGCGACTATCTCCTAAAACCCGTTCGCATCGAGGAGCTTAGGAACATCTGGCAGCATGTTGTTAGGAGGAAATTCAGTACCCGTGACTCTGTTAATCTTGATACCTATGAAGAGTGCAATAAGCCACCAAGTGCGGACTCTGACTATGTGTATGGCCAAGTTACATGTGGGTCGCCCGACCAAAGTGGGAGGcctagcaagaagaggaaggaataccatagtgaggaggaagatgaagatgaggatAGCAGTGGCCAAGACAACGATGACCCTTCTGCTCCAAAGAGGCCAAGAGTTGTTTGGTCAGTTGAACTGCATAGAAAATTTGTTGCTGCTGTCAACCATCTTGGAATCGACA AAGCTGTGCCAAAAAGGATACTCGAGCTCATGAACGTTGAGAAACTCACTAGGGAAAATGTTGCAAGTCACCTACAG AAATATAGGCTTTATCTCCGACGGTTAAGTGCTGTGGCATCACAACAAGCTGGCATCGTTGCTGCCTTGGGAGGTAGAGACCCCTTTCTGCGCATGGATGCATTCGAAGGACTCCAGGGTTATCAAGCTTTCACCTCTCCTGCAGCGCTATCAACTTTCAGTGCACATGGATTGCTAAATAGTCCTAGAAACAACCAAACAGCGGTTGTGATTCAGGGGGTGGCTACCTCCAGGTCAATTCCGACTGGAAGTAGCAGTTGCACAACAAATCCTTTGATTGGTGATGCAGCTAAGTATCATCTTAGCCTACCAGGAAACCAGCATGGGAACTTGGGACAAGGTTTAGCAACATCGCTTGGGCAGGCCCAATTGCAACAGAAGTGGATGAATGAGGGCAGTGGTGATCTGTCCACCATCCTTTCTGGGAATAGCCGGGGTAATGGCATGCCTCGCATGCTCCCAAGTGTCACAAGCAATCCATTACTACCTCCAGATCTCGTGGAGTGCACACAGGCCAAAGTAGCCATCCAGCCATCAGTTCGAGCTCCATCTGCAAGTGTAGAAATTCTCGAAGGTGCCATTGGAGCCTCTTCTGGTCCATTGGAGTCTCGTGTATCCCAGCAGAGCGCTCTTCCTTCATCTGGATTTTCTGCAAACATGTTGCCTGTGCATGGTTCATTCAACAATAATGGTGCTTCATTCAGCAGCAATGGTGCAACCAGATTGGATGATGCATTCTCAGCAAGTTTCCGTCCAACAAATGACCTTGTGGTCGCAAGAGGTACCAAAGTGGGAGCTAGCTCCTTCGGTGGCGCGGTACATCTGTCTCCAGATACCGAGCAGAAGTACTTGAGCTTTGGAAGTTCAGACAGTCTGCTTGATCCGAAGCTTATGTGGAGCTCCTCTCACCTGCCAAGCAATATTAGTGCTCATCATTCCATGAGCCAAAGGTCGAATAATTGCAGCATCGACAGCAGCCACggtggcagaatgtttggacagaCAAGCGCGAGCGCCTCGACAGCTGCTCCACAAGCAAAGTTTGACATCCTCTTCTCAGGAGACACTTCGATGGCAAGGAATGCGTCCGAATCAGGCACccaaaggctgcagagcgagctcagCTCCAGCACCTGCAGCTTCGACAGTCTTCTCAATTCCATGATCAAAGTG GAGAAGGACGACGCTGCCTTCGGCGATGATCTGGGGTGCGACTTCTACTCGCTCGGGGCTTGCATATGA